In one window of Primulina tabacum isolate GXHZ01 chromosome 8, ASM2559414v2, whole genome shotgun sequence DNA:
- the LOC142553678 gene encoding trafficking protein particle complex II-specific subunit 120 homolog, with amino-acid sequence MEPDARIETSSMIRVAVLPIATAPPLLFRDYASMLLCHNTVSLSSISSFYTEHQKSPFQYQPWESGSIRFKFIIGGSPPSPWEDFQSNRKILAVIGICHCPSSPDLASVANEFAAASKSYSSALVQRCFAFSPGDLQLEEESYKKCNLVLLPPADRQTQELHLQTMMQDIAASLLMEFEKWVLQAESGGTILKTPLDSQASLSSEEVIKAKKRRLGRAQKTIGDYCLLAGSPVDANAHYSTAMELARLTGDFFWYAGAMEGSVCALLIDRVGQKDPVLEEEVKYRYNSVILHYRKSFIQDNAQRVSPLSFELEATLKLARFLCRWELAKEVTELLTAAADGAKSLIDASDRLIVYVEIARLFAALKYHRKAAFFSRQVAQLYLQQDNKIAAISALQVLAMTTKAYRVQSRASSDPSQDAGRQTHADEGKAHRHSIVSLFESQWSTLQMVVLREILLSAVRAGDPLAAWSAAARLIRSYYPLITPSGQNGLAVALANSADRLPLGTRCSDPALPFVRLHSFPLQTSPADIVKRNLAREDWWVGSAPSGPFIYTPFSKGEQNNSNEQELIWVVGEPVQVLVELANPCGFELIVDSIYLSVHSENFDSFPISVNLPPNSSKVITLCGIPTKEGPIAIPGCIVHCFGIITEHFFKDVENLLAGATQGLVLSDPFRSCGAAKLKNISISNISVVPPLPLLVSHIVGGDGSVILYEGEIRDVWISLSNAGTVPVEQAHISLSGKNQDSVVSVAHEILKSALPLKPGAEVTIPLTIKAWQLGMLGPDGTASNTVLGTAGKQVRDGSCPILLIHYAAPLVHSGVPATGSVPPPGRRHVIPLNICVLQGLSFVKARLLSMEIPTHVGETYPVPLKMNGDGSEEDDGSERETDRFMKIDPYRGSWGLRFLELELCNPTDVVFETSVSVDLEKSDEKESPSHYNCTEFGYPKTRIDRDYTARVLIPLEHFKLPVLDGSFLVKGTQTSGTVGKSSSFSEKNIKLELNASIRNLISRIKVRWHSGRNSSGELNIKDAVQAALQTSVMDVLLPDPLTFGFRLAKNSMHNDAKLNSQKKSGARVSSHELGGGSITAHEMTPMEVLVRNNTKENIRIRLGVTCKDVAGENCIEGDKATVLWEGVLTGVVMEVPPLQEMRHTFTLYFLIPGEYSLLAAAVIDDANEVLRARARTNSPEEPIFCRGPPFHVRVNGTV; translated from the exons ATGGAACCCGACGCCCGCATCGAGACCAGCAGCATGATCCGAGTGGCGGTGCTTCCGATCGCCACGGCACCGCCTCTTCTCTTCCGCGACTACGCGTCCATGCTTCTTTGCCACAACACCGTCTCCCTCTCCTCCATCAGCTCCTTCTACACTGAGCATCAGAAATCCCCGTTTCAGTACCAGCCTTGGGAATCCGGCAGCATCCGCTTTAAGTTTATCATCGGCGGATCGCCTCCATCTCCCTGGGAGGACTTCCAGTCCAACCGCAAGATCCTTGCTGTTATAGGCATCTGTCACTGCCCCTCTTCCCCTGATCTCGCTTCTGTCGCCAATGAATTTGCTGCCGCATCTAAGAGTTATTCGTCAGCACTTGTCCAGAGATGCTTCGCCTTCAGCCCTGGGGATTTGCAG CTAGAAGAGGAGAGTTATAAGAAGTGTAACTTGGTGTTGCTTCCCCCAGCTGACCGGCAAACACAGGAACTCCATCTACAGACAATGATGCAAGATATTGCTGCCTCACTGTTAATGGAGTTCGAAAAATGGGTTCTTCAAGCAGAATCTGGTGGCACTATTCTGAAAACACCTTTAGATTCTCAAGCTAGTCTCAGCTCAGAGGAG GTGATTAAGGCAAAAAAGCGGAGACTTGGTCGAGCGCAGAAAACAATAGGGGATTACTGTTTGCTGGCAGGATCACCTGTTGATGCCAATGCCCATTATTCTACTGCAATGGAACTGGCTAGATTGACTGGAGATTTTTTTTGGTATGCTGGGGCAATGGAGGGCAGTGTATGTGCATTGCTG ATAGACCGTGTGGGTCAGAAGGATCCTGTGTTGGAAGAGGAGGTCAAGTATCGGTACAACAGTGTCATTCTTCACTACAGAAAATCATTTATTCAAGACAATGCTCAAAG GGTTTCACCCTTAAGTTTTGAACTCGAGGCTACACTAAAGTTGGCAAGATTTCTCTGCAG GTGGGAACTGGCTAAGGAGGTTACGGAACTGTTGACTGCAGCAGCTGATGGAGCGAAATCGCTGATTGATGCCAGTGATAGACTAATAGTATATGTTGAAATAGCACGGCTCTTTGCTGCACTTAAATATCATAGAAAAGCTGCTTTTTTCTCGAGGCAGGTTGCTCAGTTGTACTTGCAACAAGATAATAAAATTGCTGCTATCAGTGCTTTGCAAGTGTTGGCTATGACAACGAAAGCTTATCGTGTCCAAAGTAGAGCATCTAGTGACCCATCTCAG GATGCTGGACGACAAACTCATGCGGATGAAGGGAAAGCACATCGCCACTCGATTGTCTCCTTATTTGAGTCACAATGGAGTACCCTGCAAATGGTTGTACTAAGGGAAATTCTTCTCTCTGCTGTTCGTGCGGGAGATCCTCTTGCTGCTTGGAGTGCAGCAGCACGTCTAATTAGGTCTTATTATCCTCTAATTACACCATCCGGGCAAAATGGCCTGGCTGTTGCACTTGCAAATTCAGCTGACAGGCTTCCTTTAGGAACTCGGTGCAGTGATCCGGCTTTGCCCTTCGTAAG GTTGCATTCATTTCCTTTACAAACATCTCCAGCGGACATTGTTAAACGCAATCTAGCTAGAGAAGATTGGTGGGTAGGATCTGCTCCTTCGGGACCATTCATTTATACACCATTCAGCAAAGGAGAGCAAAATAATAGCAATGAACAGGAGCTAATCTGGGTGGTTGGTGAACCAGTTCAAGTGCTAGTGGAATTAGCAAATCCCTGTGGCTTTGAATTGATTGTTGATAGTATTTATCTGTCTGTGCATTCAGAAAATTTTGATTCCTTTCCAATAAGTGTCAATCTTCCACCTAATTCTTCAAAGGTGATCACACTTTGTGGAATTCCTACCAAAGAGGGCCCAATTGCTATTCCTGGGTGTATTGTCCATTGTTTTGGCATTATCACTGAACATTTTTTCAAGGATGTCGAGAATCTGCTTGCTGGGGCAACTCAAGGGCTTGTGCTTTCTGACCCTTTCCGCAGCTGTGGGGCAGCAAAGTTAAAAAATATATCTATTTCTAATATTTCAGTGGTACCACCCCTGCCGTTGTTAGTGTCTCACATTGTTGGCGGTGATGGCTCTGTTATATTATATGAAGGTGAAATTCGTGATGTGTGGATTAGTTTGTCCAATGCTGGCACTGTTCCTGTTGAGCAGGCACATATCTCATTGTCGGGGAAGAACCAAGACTCTGTTGTGTCGGTGGCTCACGAAATTCTAAAGTCAGCCCTTCCTTTGAAACCTGGTGCCGAAGTGACAATTCCTTTAACTATAAAGGCCTGGCAGCTTGGCATGTTGGGTCCTGATGGTACCGCCAGCAACACTGTCCTTGGAACTGCAGGGAAACAAGTTAGAGATGGAAGCTGCCCAATATTGTTGATCCACTATGCAG CTCCACTGGTACATTCTGGAGTACCTGCAACGGGGTCTGTTCCTCCTCCTGGGAGACGTCATGTCATCCCCTTGAACATCTGTGTTTTGCAAGGCTTGTCTTTTGTAAAGGCCCGCTTACTGTCAATGGAAATTCCAACCCATGTCGGTGAAACTTACCCCGTGCCTTTAAAAATGAATGGTGATGGCAGTGAAGAAGATGATGGTTCTGAAAGAGAAACTGATAGGTTCATGAAAATTGATCCTTACAGGGGAAGTTGGGGGCTTCGCTTTCTTGAATTAGAGCTGTGTAATCCAACTGATGTCGTCTTTGAGACTAGTGTTTCAGTTGATTTAGAGAAGTCCGATGAAAAGGAGAGTCCCTCTCACTATAATTGTACAGAATTTGGTTATCCTAAAACAAGGATAGACAGGGATTACACCGCTAGAGTGCTAATACCACTTGAACATTTCAAATTACCAGTTCTTGATGGTTCCTTTCTTGTTAAGGGTACCCAAACAAGTGGGACTGTTGGTAAAAGTTCAAGCTTCTCAGAGAAGAATATTAAGCTTGAGCTCAATGCTTCTATTAGGAATTTGATTTCTAGGATTAAGGTGAGGTGGCACTCTGGACGCAACAGCTCAGGTGAACTAAATATCAAGGATGCAGTACAGGCTGCTCTCCAGACATCTGTCATGGATGTACTACTGCCAGATCCGCTGACATTTGGCTTTAGGCTTGCTAAAAATAGTATGCACAATGACGCAAAACtgaattcacaaaaaaaatctGGTGCACGAGTGAGTTCACATGAATTGGGAGGGGGCTCCATCACCGCACATGAGATGACCCCAATGGAAGTGTTGGTGCGCAATAACACAAAGGAGAACATTAGAATTAGACTTGGTGTCACATGCAAAGATGTGGCTGGTGAAAACTGCATCGAGGGTGACAAGGCAACTGTTCTGTGGGAAG GTGTTTTGACTGGTGTTGTTATGGAAGTCCCTCCTCTGCAAGAGATGAGGCATACTTTCACTCTCTATTTCTTGATCCCTGGGGAGTACTCCTTGTTGGCGGCTGCTGTCATTGATGATGCCAATGAAGTGCTTAGAGCTCGAGCAAGAACAAACTCACCTGAAGAGCCTATCTTTTGCCGTGGACCTCCTTTTCATGTTCGAGTAAATGGGACTGTGTGA